A section of the Microbacterium sp. MM2322 genome encodes:
- a CDS encoding ATPase, T2SS/T4P/T4SS family: protein MSIASPATSTRGLAAVAERVRERLRTEEVDPARDPERASFIARAEVRRHNDFALARGVDVIEDEAASVRDILSTVAGYGPLQALLDDPDVEEIWINAPDRVYVAREGRSERAPIVLSDTAVRDLVERMLHATGRRVDLSQPFVDASLPDGSRLHVVIPDITRRHWAVNIRKFLTRFRTLDDLVAAGSVRPEAAAILRAAMRDGTSVIVSGATHAGKTTLLGALIAAAPADHRVVTVEETFELNAQAPDLVALQGRQPSLEGTGEVSLRRLVKEALRMRPDRLVVGEVRDAEALDLLLALNTGVPGAATIHANSATDALRKLGSLPLLAGRNIDRDFLLPAIAASVGLVVHCRRDAAGRRAVVEIIAPTGRVIDGVVETRPVFGGDVA from the coding sequence ATGAGCATCGCGTCCCCCGCCACGTCGACCCGCGGTCTCGCTGCGGTCGCCGAGCGGGTGCGCGAGCGTCTGCGGACGGAGGAAGTCGACCCGGCGCGTGATCCCGAACGGGCGTCGTTCATCGCCCGGGCCGAGGTGCGCCGCCACAACGACTTCGCCCTCGCGCGGGGAGTCGACGTCATCGAGGACGAGGCGGCATCCGTCCGCGACATCCTCTCGACGGTCGCGGGGTACGGTCCGCTGCAGGCGCTCCTCGACGATCCCGATGTCGAGGAGATCTGGATCAACGCACCCGACAGGGTCTACGTGGCACGCGAGGGACGGAGCGAGCGCGCGCCGATCGTCCTGTCCGACACCGCCGTCCGCGACCTCGTCGAGCGGATGCTGCACGCGACCGGCCGTCGTGTGGATCTGAGCCAGCCGTTCGTCGACGCCTCGCTGCCCGACGGATCCCGCCTTCACGTCGTGATCCCGGACATCACCCGTCGGCACTGGGCGGTGAACATCAGGAAGTTCCTGACGCGGTTCCGCACCCTCGACGATCTGGTGGCCGCCGGCTCGGTCCGCCCCGAGGCGGCAGCGATTCTCCGGGCGGCGATGCGGGACGGCACGAGCGTCATCGTGTCGGGAGCGACGCATGCCGGGAAGACGACGCTCCTCGGCGCGCTCATCGCGGCGGCTCCCGCCGACCATCGCGTCGTCACGGTCGAGGAGACGTTCGAGCTGAACGCGCAGGCGCCGGACCTCGTCGCCCTCCAGGGTCGCCAGCCGAGCCTCGAGGGCACCGGCGAGGTGTCGCTGCGCCGGCTCGTCAAAGAGGCACTCCGCATGCGTCCTGATCGCCTCGTCGTAGGAGAGGTCCGCGACGCCGAAGCCCTCGACCTCCTGCTCGCGCTCAACACGGGAGTCCCGGGTGCGGCCACTATTCACGCGAACTCCGCGACCGACGCGCTGCGAAAGCTCGGCTCGCTTCCGCTGCTCGCCGGGCGCAACATCGATCGAGACTTCCTGCTCCCCGCGATCGCCGCATCGGTCGGTCTCGTCGTCCACTGCCGTCGGGATGCCGCGGGTCGCCGTGCCGTCGTCGAGATCATCGCTCCCACCGGGCGGGTCATCGACGGCGTCGTCGAGACCCGTCCTGTGTTCGGGGGTGACGTCGCATGA